A single Aythya fuligula isolate bAytFul2 chromosome 21, bAytFul2.pri, whole genome shotgun sequence DNA region contains:
- the CAMTA1 gene encoding calmodulin-binding transcription activator 1 isoform X6, giving the protein MSILERLEQMERRMAEMTGSQQHKQGVGGGSNGSGNGGTQVQCVSGTGTLGSCFESRVVVVCEKMMSRACWAKSKHLIHSKTFRGMTLLHLAAAQGYATLIQTLIKWRTKHADSIDLELEVDPLNVDHFSCTPLMWACALGHMDAAVVLYKWDRRAISIPDSLGRLPLAIARSRGHVKLAECLEQLQRDEQPQLGQNPRIQCPSSTDSSTESWVSQWHSELIASQEPQKGVTVISSTNTELRRPRSEPSSYYSSETQKDYPAPKKHKLSPEYFQARQEKLLSTALSLEQPSVRKQNSSSKQSATETISPSEGIRDYGQELSQHIPEAAGYRGSGSQAGIKWNPKDIYIGVSAVQVTGSQKGTALGKDTVAHRLRQREQMNVLMMADREMVDAELLSYRDNVGDEDCLPHMDDLQVNMMTLAEHIIEATPDRIKRENFVPMESPLVERTESAAMSTTMSWLASYLADVDHLPSAAQIRSLYSEPLTPSSNTSLSPAGSPISEIAFEKPSLPSAADWSEFLSASTSEKVENEFAQLTLSDHEQRELYEAAKLVQTVFRKYKGRPLREQQEVAAAVIQRCYRKYKQLTWIALKYALYKKMTQAAILIQSKFRSYYEQKKFQQSRRAAMLIQQYYRSYKECGKRKQNRRAATIVQQKLRSSLLTKKQDQAARKIMRFLRRCRHSPLVDHRLYKRSERIEKGQGT; this is encoded by the exons ATGTCAATACTGGAGCGCCTCGAGCAGATGGAGAGGAGAATGGCTGAAATGACAGGctcccagcagcacaaacaAGGAGTAGGAGGCGGGAGCAATGGGAGCGGGAATGGAGGAACACAGGTGCAG TGCGTTTCTGGGACTGGGACCTTGGGCAGCTGCTTTGAGAGCCGCGTGGTGGTGGTGTGCGAGAAGATGATGAGTCGTGCTTGCTGGGCAAAGTCCAAACACTTGATCCATTCAAAGACTTTCCGAGGAATGACACTGCTCCACCTAGCTGCCGCCCAGGGCTATGCTACACTGATCCAGACCCTCATCAAATGGCG CACCAAACATGCAGACAGCATTGATCTGGAGCTGGAAGTTGACCCGTTGAATGTGGATCATTTCTCCTGCACTCCTCTG atgTGGGCATGTGCCCTGGGCCACATGGATGCAGCTGTTGTGCTGTATAAGTGGGACCGCCGAGCCATCTCTATTCCTGATTCCCTTGGGAGACTGCCACTGGCAATTGCCCGGTCTCGGGGCCATGTAAAGTTGGCAGAGTGCTTGGAGCAGCTACAGCGTGATGAGCAACCTCAGCTTGGGCAAAACCCCAGAATTCAGTGCCCCTCAAGCACAGACTCCAGCACAGAGAGCTGGGTGTCCCAGTGGCACAGTGAACTTATTGCCTCTCAAGAGCCTCAGAAGGGAGTCACTGTGATTTCTAGTACAAACACAG AGTTGAGACGACCAAGATCAGAACCTTCCAGTTACTACAGTAGTGAGACTCAGAAAGATTACCCTGCACCCAAAAAGCATAAGCTGAGCCCTGAATATTTTCAAGCCCGGCAAGAGAAGCTGCTTTCCACTGCACTGAGTCTGGAACAGCCAAGTGTCAGAAAGCAGAACTCCAGCTCCAAGCAATCCGCCACTGAGACAATCAGCCCCAGTGAAGGGATAAGGGACTATGGCCAGGAGCTCTCCCAGCACATCCCAGAAGCTGCTGGGTACCGGGGCTCTGGCAGCCAAGCAGGCATCAAATGGAACCCAAAAGACATTTATATTGGTGTGTCTGCGGTGCAGGTGACAGGGAGCCAGAAGGGGACTGCTCTGGGGAAGGACACTGTAGCCCATCGGCTACGCCAGCGAGAGCAGATGAACGTGCTGATGATGGCTGACAGGGAAATGGTGGATGCAGAACTCTTGTCTTATAGGGACAATGTAGGGGATGAGGACTGCTTACCCCACATGGATGACTTGCAG GTGAATATGATGACACTTGCAGAGCACATTATTGAAGCTACGCCTGACAGGATCAAGCGGGAGAATTTTGTGCCAATGGAGTCGCCGCTGGTAGAGAGAACGGAGAGTGCTGCCATGAGCACCACAATGAGCTGGCTGGCCAGTTACCTTGCTGATGTTGATCATCTGCCGAGTGCTGCACAGATAAG AAGTCTGTATAGTGAACCCTTGACCCCTTCTTCGAACACCAGCTTGAGCCCTGCAGGCTCGCCAATCAGTGAAATAGCTTTTGAGAAACCCAGCCTTCCCTCGGCAGCCGACTGGTCTGAATTTCTGAGTGCATCCACCAGCGAGAAGGTAGAGAATGAGTTTGCACAGTTAACTTTGTCTGATCACGAGCAGAGAGAACTCTATGAAGCTGCCAAACTCGTCCAGACAGTGTTCAGGAAATATAAG GGTCGTCCTCTCCGGGAACAGCaagaggtggctgctgctgtcattCAGCGTTGCTACCGAAAATACAAACAG CTTACTTGGATAGCCTTGAAG taTGCACTTTATAAAAAGATGACACAAGCTGCCATTCTTATCCAGAGCAAATTCCGAAGCTATTATGAGCAGAAAAAATTCCAGCAGAGCCGAAGAGCCGCAATGCTGATCCAGCAGTACTACCGCAGCTACAAAGAATGTGGGAAGAGGAAGCAAAACCGTCGGGCAGCCACCATTGTACAACAGAAACTCAG aaGCAGTCTGCTTACCAAGAAACAGGATCAAGCTGCTCGCAAGATCATGAGATTTTTACGACGCTGCCGCCACAG CCCACTGGTGGACCATAGGCTGTACAAAAGG agtgaAAGAATTGAAAAAGGCCAAGGAACTTGA